The genomic stretch ATCAAGCCGACCACCGTGCAGTTCACGGTGCCGCAGGACGCGCTGGCCTCCATCGTGCAGCGCCTGAATGGCGGCGCGACCTTGCCGGTCACCGCGTATACCAGCGACAACGCGCGCGAGGTTGCCACAGGAACGCTTTACGCCGTCAGCAACCAGATGGCCACGGCGACCGGCACCGTCACCTTACGCGCCACATTCGCCAACGAGGACGAAGCGCTGTTCCCCAACGAGTTCGTCAACGTCAAGTTGCTGGTCGACACGCTGCAGAATGCCGTGCTGGTGCCAACCCCCGCCGTGCAAACCGGCGCGCCGGGCGACTTCGTCTATCTGGTCAACGCGGACAATACGGTCTCCGTGCACAAGGTCAAGCTCGGCCCGAGCGACGGCAAGAACACGGTCATCCTGTCCGGCCTCTCCCAAGGCAACCAGGTGGTCACGGATGGCACAGACCGCCTGAACGACGGCGCCAAAATCGAGGCGGCCAGGCCGAAGCCCGCAGCGGCCAATCCGGCGGCCAGCGGCGCCGCCGTGGAGCCTGCCGCCTCCAAACCCGCTGCAGCGTCCGCGGCGGCGCCGGCCAATGCTGCTTCGTCGTAGCAGGCTCACGCGCCGATGAATATTTCCCGTCTGTTTATTCTTCGACCAGTAGCCACGGTGCTGCTGATGATCGCCCTCGTGCTGATTGGCCTCGTCGCCATGCGCGTGCTGCCGGTTTCATCGCTGCCCAGCGTCGACTATCCGACCATCCAGGTGCAGACGTTCTATCCGGGCGCGAGCCCGGACGTGATGGCCACCACGGTCACGGCGCCGCTCGAAGTGCAGTTGGGCGAGATCCCCGGCTTGCAACAGATGACGTCGTATAGCTCGGACGGCGCGTCGGTCATCACGCTGCAGTTCGATCTGTCGCTGAACCTCGACATCGCCGAGCAGAACGTCCAGCAGGCCATCAACGCCTCCAACAGCTACCTGCCGTCCGGCCTGCCGGCGCCGCCGACGTATGCAAAGGTCAATCCGGCCGACCAGCCGATCCTGACGCTCGCGGTCACGTCGAAATCGATGTCGCTGACCCAGCTTGAGGACATCGCCAACAACCGCCTCGGCACCAAGATTTCCGAAGTGTCGGGCGTGGGCGTGGTCACGACGAGCGGCGGCAATGTGCCGGCCATTCGCGTCGAAGCGGACCCGCACAAGCTGGCCGCCTACGGCCTGAACATCGACGATCTGCGCACGCTGCTCAGCTATGTCAACGTCAGTCAGCCGAAGGGCAATTTCGACGGCCCAGACCTCGATTACACGATCAACGGCAACGATCAGATCACCGATCCGAAGGACTATCTGGACACGGTGATCGCCTACCAGAACGGCGCCCCGGTGTTCATGCGCGACGTCGCGCGGGTCAGTCAGGCTGCTCAGGACGTCGAGCGCGGCGCCTGGTACAACGGCTCACCGGCCATCGTGCTCAACGTGCAGCGGCAACCGGGCGCGAACGTGATCGCGACCGTCAACCAGATCATGAAGCAACTGCCGCAGCTCGAATCCACGCTGCCGGCCGGCATGAAAGTGACGGTGGTGTCGGACACCACGGGCGTGATCCGCTCGTCGGTCTCAGACGCGGCGTTCGAACTGATTCTCGCCATCGTGCTGGTGGTCGCAGTGATCTTCGTATTCCTGCGCAACGTACCCGCCACGCTCATTCCGAGCATCTCGGTGCCGGTGTCGCTGATCGGCACCCTGGCTGTGATGTACCAGTTGAACTACTCGATCGACAACCTCTCGCTGATGGCGCTCATCATCGCCACCGGCTTCGTGGTCGACGACTCGATCGTGATGATCGAGAACATCGTGCGCTATCTGGAGGAAGGCAAAACACCGCTCGAAGCCGCGCTGGAAGGCGCGGGCCAGATCGGCTTCACGATTCTGTCGCTGACCATCTCGCTGATTGCCGTGCTGATTCCGCTGCTCTTCATGGGCGGCGTGATCGGCCGTCTGTTCAGCGAATTCGCGGTGACGCTTGCCGTCACCATCGTGATCTCCGCAATCGTGTCGCTGACCGTGGTGCCGATGCTCTGTGCGCGCATGTTGCGCGCGCAGGCCGACCGTCATCCGAGTCGCTTCGAGCGGATCAGCGAGGGCCTGTTCGACAAAACGCTCGCCGCCTATGAGCGCGGCCTGCGCTGGGTGCTGGATCACCAGGTGCTGACGCTCGTGGTGGCCGTCGGCACGGTCGTGCTGACCGGCATCCTGTACGTGGTGATTCCGAAGGGCCTCTTTCCGGTGCAGGACGTCGGCGTGATCGAGGGGATTAGCGTAGCCGACAACTCGGTGTCGTACGCCGCGATGGTGAATCGCCAGGGCGCGCTCGCCGATGCGATCCTGAAAGACCCCGATGTCACCTCGCTGACCTCCTACGTGGGTATCGACGGCACGAACTCGACGCTGAACAATGGCCGCTTCCTGATCAATCTTCGCGACCGCGACAAGCGTTCCGACACGGCGCAAGAGGTTGCCCGGCGTCTGCAACAGGAAGTCGCCAATGTGCCGGGCGTCAGGCTCTATATGCAGCCCGAGCAGGATCTGACGCTCGACACGACAGTCTCGCCGAATCAGTACAGCTTCGTGCTGCGCGGACCGAGCCAGCAGGCGTTCCAGAAGTACGTGCCGGAACTGGTAGCGAAGCTGAAGCAGATTCCGTCGCTTGCCGACGTGCAAAGCGACATGAATACCGACGGCCTCAGCGTGAACGTCGAGGTTAACCGGCAACTGGCGGCGCGCTTCGGCATTACGCCCGCGACGATCGACAACGCGCTGTACGACGCGCTCGGCCAGCGCATTGTCTCGACCATCTTCGAGCAGTCGAACCAGTACCGCGTGATTCTCGTCGCCAAACCGGAAGCGTTGCCGAATGTGCAGTCGATCGGCAATCTGTATCTGCCGAGTCAGACCAGCAGCACGGGCCAGGTGCCGCTATCGGGCATCGCGAAGATCCAGATCACGAAGTCGCCGCTCGTGATCAGCCATCTCGCGCAGTTCCCATCGGTCACCATCTCGTTCAATCTCGCGAAGGATGCGTCGCTGAGCACGGCGGTCAAAGCCATCCATCAGGCCGAACAGTCGGTGAATCTGCCGCCGTCGATCACCTCGTCGCTGCAGGGCGCGGCCCAGGCATTCGAAGATTCGCTGTCGAGCGAAGTCTATCTGCTGATCGCGGCGCTGGTGGCGGTGTATATCGTGCTCGGCGTGCTCTATGAGAGTTTCATCCACCCGGTAACGATTCTCTCCACCCTGCCCTCGGCGGGTATCGGTGCGCTGCTCGCGCTGATGATCGCCGGCAGCGACCTGGATGTGATCGGCATTATCGGTATCGTGCTGCTCATCGGTATCGTCAAGAAGAACGCCATCATGATGGTGGACTTCGCGCTGGACGCCGAGCGCAATCACGGCAAGCCGCCGCGCGAGGCGATCTTCGAAGCGTCGCTCTTGCGTTTCCGCCCGATCCTGATGACCACCCTCGCCGCCATGCTCGGCGCGCTGCCGATGCTGCTCGGCAGCGGCACGGGTTCGGAATTGCGCCGGCCGCTGGGTCTCGCGATCATCGGCGGTCTGACGCTGAGCCAGGTGCTGACGCTCTTCACCACGCCCGTGATCTATCTGTTCTTCGACAGAATGGCCGAGCGTACGAGACGCTGGCGCAACCGCAATAAACCGGAGAGTTCGCCTCCTGGCGGTGCGGAGGAAACGCCGTGAACATCTCGGCGCTATTCATCCGGCGGCCTGTCGCGACCACGCTTCTGGCCGTCGCGATCCTGATCTCCGGGGCGCTCGCCTACTTCCGGCTGCCGGTTGCGCCGTTGCCGAACATCGCCTTTCCGGTCATCGTGGTGCAGGCGAACATGGCCGGCGCGAGCCCGGACATCATGGGGACCACGGTGGCCGAGCCGCTCGAGCGGCGGCTCGCCACCATTGCCGACGTTGAAGAACTGACTTCGATCAGCTCCGTCGGCTCGTCAGTGATCGTGGTCGAGTTCGGCCTGAAGCGCGACATCAACGGCGCCGCGCGCGACGTCGAAGCAGCCATCCAGGCAGCGCGAGCCGACTTGCCGACCACGCTGCGCAGCAACCCGAGCTATCGCCAGTACAACCCGGCGGATGCGCCGATCATGGTGCTCTCGCTGACGTCGGACACGCTCACCAAGGCACAGCTCTACGACTCCGCGGACTCGGTGATCCAGCAGCAACTCTCGCAAGTCCAGGGGGTGGGCCAGATCACGCTTGGCGGCGGCGCATTGCCTTCGGTACGTGTGGAATTGCAGCCGGGTAAGCTGAACAGCTACGGCATCGGTCTGGAAGACGTGCGCGCGGCGATCAGCGCCGCCAACGCCGACAGCGCGAAGGGCCATCTCGACGAGGGCGACCAGCGCTACGTGGTCACGTCCAACGACCAGATCACGCATGCCGCGCCGTATCGCGACCTGGTGGTCGCCTACCGCAACGGCGCGCCGGTCCAGTTGCGCGACGTGGCCGAGGTCAAGGATTCGAACGAAAACATCCGCAATGCCGGCCTCTTCAACGGCAAGTCCGCCATCCTAGTTATCGTGTATCCGATGCCCGGCAGCAATATCGTGAGCACCGTCGCGCAGATCCGCCAGGTCCTGCCGTCAATCGAGGCGACACTGCCGAGCAGCGTGCATGTGGGCATCGCGATCGACCGCTCGGAGTCGGTCAGAGCGTCGGTGGGCGACACCGAGCGCACGCTGTTCATCGCCGTGCTGCTGGTGGTGGGCGTCGTGTTCATTTTCCTGCAGTCGCCGCGCGCCACGCTGGTGCCGGCCGTCGCGCTGCCGCTCTCGATCGTGGGCACCTTCGGGCCGATGTACCTGCTCGGCTACAGCATCGACAACCTTTCGCTGATGGCGCTCACCATCGGTACCGGCTTCGTGGTCGACGACGCGGTGGTGGTGCTGGAAAACATCGTGCGTCATATGGAGTTGGGGCTCAGTCCGAAAGAGGCCGCCTTGAAAGGCAGCGGCGAGGTGGGGTTCACAGTGATCTCGATGAGCCTGTCGCTGATCGCGGTGTTTCTCCCGATCATGCTGATGCCGGGTGTGGTCGGCCTGCTGTTCCATGAGTTCGCGGTCACGCTGTCCATCGCCATCCTGATCTCGCTGGTGATTTCGCTGACAGTCACGCCGGCCATGTGCGCCTACGTGCTGAGCCGCGACAACGCAGGGCATTCGAAAGCGCGATGGGCGATGTGGGTCGAAAAGCAGTTCGATCGCTTCAAGAATGCCTACGCGCACTCGCTTACGGCTGTACTGGACCACGCGCTACTGGTCATCCTGCTGTTGATTGGTCTGCTGGTGGGCAACGTGTTCCTGTTCAAGCTGGTGCCGGCCACCTTCTTTCCCGAGCAGGACACGGGCATTCTGATTGGACAGATCATCGCCGACCAGAGCATCTCCTTTCCGGCGATGCAAAAGAAGCTCACGCAATTGCAGGAGATCGTGCAGAAGGATCCGGCAGTGGCCTCGGTAGCGGGCTTTACGGGCGGCCGCGCGCTCAATACCGCCAACGTGTTTATCGAACTCAAGCCGCTGGCGCAACGCCACGCCACGGCCACCGACGTCGTGAACCGCCTGCGGCCCAAGCTCAATGCGGTCTCGGGCGCCCGGCTCTTTATCCAGGCACAGCAGGATCTGCGAATCGGCGGACGGCAATCCGCTGCCGAGTATCAGTACACGCTCACCAGCGACGATTCCGCCGCGCTGTTCAAGTGGACACCGCTACTCGTCGCCGCGCTCGGCAAGGAGCACGCGCAGTTGCTCGACGTGAACTCGGACTTGCAGCAAAACGGTCTCCAGACCTACGTCACCATCAATCGCTCGACGGCGGCGCGCTACGGCTTTGCGCCGAACCAGGTCGACAACGTGCTGTATGACGCGTTCGGCCAACGCACGGTGTCGACCATCTACAACCCGCTCAATCAGTATTTCGTGGTGATGGAGGTGGCGCCGGATTATTGGCAATACCCGCTAACGCTCAAACAGATTTACCTGAGCAGGGCGTCGGGCAACGCTACCGGCACGGCGGCCACGCAGATGCCGGGTGCCACGGTGTCGGGCGTGACCGTGGCGACCGAAGCAAGTGCGACCACGAACGCACTCAACTCGAACGCCCAAGCCAACGCGACCACCAACAGCATTGCCAATAGCAAGGGCGGCAGTTCGACCGGCAGTGCGGACAGCACGTCGGCGGAAACCATGGTGCCGCTGGCGGCGCTGGCTTCGTTCTCGAACAGCCATACGTCAACGCAGGTGAACCACCAGAGCGGCCTCGTGGCCGCGACGATTTCGTTCAACCTGCCAGCGGGCGGTTCGTTGAGCAAGGTGGGCGTGGCGATCAACAACACGATCCGCGAGATCGGCATGCCCGCCAGCATCCACGGATCGTTTGCCGGCGCCGCGGCGGCCTACTCGCAGTCCATGGGTACGGTGCCGCTGCTGATCCTGGCGGCGCTCGGCGTGGTGTATATCGTGCTCGGCGTGTTGTACGAAAGCTCGATCCACCCGCTGACCATCCTGTCGACGCTGCCGTCCGCGGGCATCGGTGCGACGCTGGCATTGCTGATTTTCGGCACACCGTTCTCGGTGATCGCGTTGATCGGCATCATCCTGCTGATCGGTATCGTCAAGAAGAACGGCATCATGATGGTCGACGTCGCGATCCACTTGCAGCGCAGCGAAGGCATGCCGGCGAAGGATGCGATTCACTCGGCCGCCGTGGTCCGTCTGCGGCCGATCATGATGACCACATTCGCCGCCGTGCTCGGCGCGGTGCCGCTGGCCATCGGCATTGGCCAGGGCGCGTCGCTGCGCCAACCGCTCGGTATCACGGTGATGGGCGGCCTGATCCTGAGTCAGGTCTTTACCTTGTACACAACGCCGGTGATCTACCTCTACCTCGACCGCTTGCGTTTCAAGCTGGTTAGATGGTCTGCAAACCTGCCATGGAATCGCGACGCGCAGCGACCCGGACAACCGGATACGAGGGCATGACGATGAAGATTTCCCGTAACCGCTTTGGGACGCTAAGTGAGCCACCTGGCGGCCCGCTTAGTGGCCCACTCAGTGGCCCGCTCAGTGGCCCACTCAGAGGCCCGCTCAGTGGCCCACTTAACCGCGTTGGCCGCCCTGGCCGCCCTGGCCCGCTTCGACAGCTGGTCGTCGCGACGCTAGCCCTGCTGGCTAGCGGCTGCACGGTCGGCCCGAACTACCACCGGCCGCAAGTCAACGTGCCTGCCACCTACTCGGAGTTGCCGGGCTGGACGCAAGCCGAGCCCGCGGCGGAGAAACCGAAAGGCGACTGGTGGACGGCATTCAACGATCCGCTGATCGACCAGCTCGAACCGCTGGTGTCGGTGTCGAACCAGACCGTGCGCGCGAGCTACGCAAACTATCAGGAAGCGCTCGCGGAAGTGCGGGCGGCGCATGCCAGCCTGTTTCCGACCATCGGCGCAACCGGTTCGGCCACCAGGGCGCGTGCCGCGAGCGGCAATGCGGCCAGAGTGGTCAACTCGGGCTCGCTGGAAGGCGACATCAGCTGGGCGCCTGACCTGTGGGGCCTGGTGCGGCGCACGATCGAAGAAAACGCCGCGACGGCGCAATCGAGCGAAGCGACGCTCGCCAATGCAACGCTCTCCGAGCAGGTGGCGCTGGCCACGGCGATCATCGAACTGCGCACCAGCGACGCCAATATCGACCTCCTGCAAAGGACGGTCGTGGCCTACCAGCACTATCTGGACGTCGTGTCCGACCAGGATCAGGCGGGCACCATCCCGCCGTCCGACGTGATCACTGCCCGCACCCAGCTCGAGACGGCGCAGTCCAATCTGATCGCGCTCGGCGTGGCGCGCGCTCACGACGCGCACGCGATCGCCGTGTTGGTGGGCAAGAATCCGGAAGAGCTGTCGATTACGCACAGCACCGCGATGCCGACGCTGCCGAGCGTGCCCGTCGGCGTGCCATCGACGCTGCTCGAACGCCGGCCCGACATCGCCGCCGCAGAACGCAAAATGGCTGCGCAAAACGCGGCGATCGGCGTGGCGGTGTCGGCTTATTACCCGGCGGTTTCCCTCTCCGGGCTGGCCGGCTTCACGCAGTCGCCGTTGTCCGGTTTGCTGAACGTGGCCAACTACGTCTGGTCGCTGGGCGGCAGCGCCACCGAAACGCTTTTCGACGGCGGCTTGCGCAGCGCCGACGTCGACGCGGCGAAAGCCGCCTACGACGCGGCCGTCGCCAACTACCGGGGCACGGTGCTGGCAGCGTTCCAGAACGTTGAAGACGACTTGAGCGGGTTGCGAATCCTGGCCGAGCAATCGGTCGTCCTGGACACGGCCGTGCGAGACGCAACCCGTGGCGCCGAGATCGCTTTCAACGAGTATCAAGCCGGTACGGTGGACTACACGACGGTGGCCACCGCGCAGGCCACACAGTTGAGCACTCAGCAGACCGCGCTGAATGTTCAGGAGACGCGCCTGCTGGACGCGGCGTCGCTATTCGGCGATCTGGGCGGTGGCTGGTCGGCGGACGCGCTGCATGATCCGCGGCATCCGGAGAGGCAGCAAACAGCGCCTGCGCAGACGGGGAACGCGGCTGCGGGGACTGTTGACGCGAAGGTGCAGTGATTCACGGCATCTCCAATGCTAGACGTTCCGGACAGAGCGACTCCAGGAAATCACGTGCGCCGAAGGCCTCGCCGGCGCTGAAGACACCCGCCCCGTGGACCTGCCCACTGACGACACGTATGGCCGCTTCAACCACCATGGGCGCTGATTGCGTAGATATCCTGACCGCTTGCCGACAAACGACGTTCGTTGCCTCCCGAGCGCACGACCACCTCGACCACCTCGACCAGGACGGTTTGTGAGGAGCGTCCGCTCTCTCATGGTCATTGCGGCACCGGCAGGCCGAGCCGCCACGTCAGATTGCCCCGCGCGCGCGTTTCGCAGCGGGTATGAAAAAAATCGGTGTGATAGATGCGCGGACGTGCCAGCAGGTTGCCCAGAAACGTCCGTTCGCGCATGTCGTAGGCGCGGTCGTCAAGGTCGGGACGTTCCGCCCGCAGGCGCATCCCGTCCTCGCGAAAACGGTCCCGTCGACCACCCAGCACCGCAAGATCGATATCGCAGGCGAAGCGATCGTCCAATCCAGCCGGCACACGCGTATGCCGGGTCGCCAGGATCATTTCGCAGATGCGCTCGCCCGCAGCGATACGGTCATCTGCCCATTGCCGGAACCAGTCCGCGCTGCGTTGCTCATTGTCCCGCGCGCCGGGAACGTAGACCACGTCGTGGCACCACAGTGCAAGTTCCACGGCATCGGCATGAGGAATCGCGCTACGCGCCTGGTCGAGATAGTGCATGCAGCGGCGGATATGGCGCAGCGTGTGGTAATGACGCGCCGGTTCGGCATAAAGCCGCGCCAGGTCGGCATAGGCGGCCTCGGCGCGCAAGCCGCCGCTGCGTGACCACAATGCGATGAAGCGCGCTTGCGTCTGGCTCATCCCCGCCCCTTTCCACCCTGCACGGATGTGTGACCGTTCGGCGCCGTATCCATCATGACGTCGTTGCTTTGCGCCAATCCAGGCGCGATGCTCAAAGAAACTCCTCGCGAATGTCGATACTCGAACGTTGCCCGATGTTCTGGTAGTGATGCATGAGCCAGGCATCGGCCTCGCGCCGCCCGTTATCGCGCAGTCCGCAAAGGAAATCCCAATCCGCGTTGTACTTGCTGGACACGCTGAGCGCGCACATCGCCTCGTCGGATCGAATGGAATGGATCAGCATTTCCTTCATCTCGTCGCGATCGACTTTGCCTTGCTGGATCAGATCGGTGACGAAGGCGATCGCGCGCATCTCACGCATCAGCGACGAGTTGAAGCTGATTTCGCTGACGCGGTTAAGGATGTCCGCAGCCATAACCGGCACGCCCCGGCGAACCAGCGGGTTGATGTGGACGATCACGACGTCGCGCGTCTTGCAGTGGTAAATCAACGGGTAGATGGCCGGGTTTCCCATGTACCCGCCGTCCCAGTAGTGTTCGCCATCGATGGTGATCGCCTGGAACAGCGTCGGCACGCACGCAGACGCAAGCACAGCATCCGCGCAGATGTCCTCGCCCGTGAAGAGGCGTATTTTCCCCGTCTCGACGTTAGTCGCACACAGATACAGATGGATGGGACATTGTTTTCGCAACGCGGTGAAGTCGACCTGACTGTCGAGCACCTCGCGCAGCGGATTCAGATTGTTCGGATTGAACTGGTAGGGCGAGAAGATGCGCAGCGCCATGTCGGCGAACGCATATAACGGCGAATGATCGAACCCGAAGCTGTGCGTCCCTTTCAGCCATGGCACCCAGCGCAACGGGTTGTAACGCTCGGCGGATTGCGCCACGGCATGCCAGAAGTCGTGCAGCGCCTGCCGTGCGCCGTCCTCGCCCCCTTTCAGCAGCCCGTATGCGAGCACCGCGGCATTCATCGAGCCGGCGCTGGTCGCACTCACCCCTTCAATCGCCAGCCTGCCGTCCTCGAGCAAGCGGTCGAGCACGCCCCACGTGAACGCACCGTGCATCCCGCCCCCCTGCAAAGCCAGCGCGACCGGTTTGTGCTCGTCATCGCCGCGTAGTCTTGTATTCTTCGTCGTCATTTCCCGTCTCCTCGGTCACGCCTCGCGCGATGCCAACGCATCGAGCAACGCCTTCGCCTCTCGCATGTCGGCTGTGTCGAAGCCTTCTGCCAGGCTGCCGTACACCTCGGACAACGCCTGCCGTGCGTTGGCCGTTTTGCCCTGGCATTGCCACAGACGGGCGAGGCTCGATACAGCCCGCAATTCAAACGACCTGGCGCCCTGACCGCGGGCCACTGCGATCGCCTGATGAAAGCAGGCCTCGGCTTGTTCCGCACGGGCGGCATCGCCGATGCGATCGCTCGACGCGCCGAGCAGCAGATGCCCCTTGATCCGATGTAACTCCGCCTCGTAGCAGTGCTCGCCTGAGCGACTCTCCATGGCCATCGCCTCGTCGATCGCGCCCAGGCCCGCGTCGGTCTCTCCCGCTTGCCGGTAGCTGTCGGCCAGCAGCACCAAAAAGTACGAGTACCCCATTTCGGCCCCGGTCGCGCGGTAGCCGGCCAAGCCCTCGCGTATTTGCGCAATCCCCTCCTGGATGCTGCCCTGCTGGTTCAGCACCCAGCCGCGCAGAATCGTTCCCCACGCGAGCCAGAACGGCATCCCCTGCTCGGCCGCGAGCGAGATGACGGCCTCCGCGTACTTGCGGGTCAGCGTCGCATCGCGCCGAAGCTGATGTAGTTGCGCCGTATAGGCCAACGTCAGCGCGAGGCTTGAGCCGCCGGTATATTTCCGGGCCAGTGCAAGCCCTTCCCGGTTCCGCTTACTCGATTGATCGGGGTATCCCTGATGCCACAAGGTCCAGGCGAGGAAGCTCAGGGCGCGCACGCCCGGATCGATCACGTGGCTGTAGACCGGTTCCTCGCGCATTTCCTGGAGATAAAAAACCAGCGCTTGTTCCTGGTGGACACGGCAAGCTTCGAGATCGCCCGCGGAGAACAGGCTCGCCGAGAGCGCAAGATGCGCCTCCACAAGCAAGGCCGGCTTCCCGACCTGCCGTGCCATGCGCAGCAGCCGTTCGCCCAGCTCGCGCGCGGTGCGGTACTCCGCGCGCAGCTGGTAATACGTCCTCAGTCCCAGTTGCACCGGGAAGATCTTCGATGTCTCGCCAATCCGTTCGCACAACGCCAGCGCGCGCGTATACGCTGCCACGACCTCCGGCGCGCCATAGCCGCGGACGGTCGCCAAGGCGGGCCCCAGCGAGAGCAGCAGCGTCAGTTCCTGCTGAGCGCGTTCGGGCGTGTCAGGCATCTGCTCGAGCAATTCCAGTGCCGCGCCGAGATGACGCATCGCGTCCAGATGGGCGGAATGCTGGAGCGCCTGTTGCCCGGTGCGGTGCAGGTATTCCACGGCCTTCGCGACATTGCCGCTCAGCCGGTAGTGATGCGCCAATTCGCTCCAGTAATCCGCGATACGAGTGGGGAACAGCGCCTCGATGGCCTGCGCCGCACGCTCATGCAAGGCGCTACGGCGCTCCGTCAGCAGCGAGCGGCCGGCGACTTCCTGGGTCAGCCCGTGCTTGAACGAATACTCGACCTCCGGAAACGCAGGACGCTCGTAAATGAATTCCGCGGCCTCCAGCCTGGCCAGCAGATTCCGCAATGCGTCATCGGTGGGAGCGCCCGGTCCTTCGCAGATACGCTGGATCAGACTGAACGAAAACTCCTTGCCGATGACGGCAAGTGCCTGCAGCAAGTCCTTCTCCGCGACGGGGAGCCGGTCGATACGTGCGGCGAGCACACCTTGCACGGTGGTCGGAATATGCAGCGCAGCCGGGGTACGCTCGATCCGGAAACGGCCGGGTTCGCCGAGCAGTGATTTCTCTTCGACCAGCGTCTGTACCACTTCCTCCATGAAGAAAGGGTTGCCCTCCGTCTTCTCCAGGATGAGCTGTTTGAGCGGCACGAGGGTGGGGTCATCTCCAAGCAGCGCCGAGAGCAATCCCTGGGCTTCCGCCGGACCCAGCGGTTCGAGTCGCAACTGGCTGCAATGGCCCGCGCGTTCCCAGACCGGCTGATACTCTGGCCGGTAGTTCACAAGGAGCAGGATTCGTGAATCCGCCACGCGGCCGATGAGGCTCAAGAGGAATGCTTCAGTCTCGCGGTCCAGCCATTGCAGATCCTCGAACAACAACTCGATCGGCTGGTCGCGGCTCTCCCGCGTCAGAAT from Paraburkholderia phytofirmans OLGA172 encodes the following:
- a CDS encoding efflux RND transporter permease subunit encodes the protein MNISRLFILRPVATVLLMIALVLIGLVAMRVLPVSSLPSVDYPTIQVQTFYPGASPDVMATTVTAPLEVQLGEIPGLQQMTSYSSDGASVITLQFDLSLNLDIAEQNVQQAINASNSYLPSGLPAPPTYAKVNPADQPILTLAVTSKSMSLTQLEDIANNRLGTKISEVSGVGVVTTSGGNVPAIRVEADPHKLAAYGLNIDDLRTLLSYVNVSQPKGNFDGPDLDYTINGNDQITDPKDYLDTVIAYQNGAPVFMRDVARVSQAAQDVERGAWYNGSPAIVLNVQRQPGANVIATVNQIMKQLPQLESTLPAGMKVTVVSDTTGVIRSSVSDAAFELILAIVLVVAVIFVFLRNVPATLIPSISVPVSLIGTLAVMYQLNYSIDNLSLMALIIATGFVVDDSIVMIENIVRYLEEGKTPLEAALEGAGQIGFTILSLTISLIAVLIPLLFMGGVIGRLFSEFAVTLAVTIVISAIVSLTVVPMLCARMLRAQADRHPSRFERISEGLFDKTLAAYERGLRWVLDHQVLTLVVAVGTVVLTGILYVVIPKGLFPVQDVGVIEGISVADNSVSYAAMVNRQGALADAILKDPDVTSLTSYVGIDGTNSTLNNGRFLINLRDRDKRSDTAQEVARRLQQEVANVPGVRLYMQPEQDLTLDTTVSPNQYSFVLRGPSQQAFQKYVPELVAKLKQIPSLADVQSDMNTDGLSVNVEVNRQLAARFGITPATIDNALYDALGQRIVSTIFEQSNQYRVILVAKPEALPNVQSIGNLYLPSQTSSTGQVPLSGIAKIQITKSPLVISHLAQFPSVTISFNLAKDASLSTAVKAIHQAEQSVNLPPSITSSLQGAAQAFEDSLSSEVYLLIAALVAVYIVLGVLYESFIHPVTILSTLPSAGIGALLALMIAGSDLDVIGIIGIVLLIGIVKKNAIMMVDFALDAERNHGKPPREAIFEASLLRFRPILMTTLAAMLGALPMLLGSGTGSELRRPLGLAIIGGLTLSQVLTLFTTPVIYLFFDRMAERTRRWRNRNKPESSPPGGAEETP
- a CDS encoding efflux RND transporter permease subunit; the encoded protein is MNISALFIRRPVATTLLAVAILISGALAYFRLPVAPLPNIAFPVIVVQANMAGASPDIMGTTVAEPLERRLATIADVEELTSISSVGSSVIVVEFGLKRDINGAARDVEAAIQAARADLPTTLRSNPSYRQYNPADAPIMVLSLTSDTLTKAQLYDSADSVIQQQLSQVQGVGQITLGGGALPSVRVELQPGKLNSYGIGLEDVRAAISAANADSAKGHLDEGDQRYVVTSNDQITHAAPYRDLVVAYRNGAPVQLRDVAEVKDSNENIRNAGLFNGKSAILVIVYPMPGSNIVSTVAQIRQVLPSIEATLPSSVHVGIAIDRSESVRASVGDTERTLFIAVLLVVGVVFIFLQSPRATLVPAVALPLSIVGTFGPMYLLGYSIDNLSLMALTIGTGFVVDDAVVVLENIVRHMELGLSPKEAALKGSGEVGFTVISMSLSLIAVFLPIMLMPGVVGLLFHEFAVTLSIAILISLVISLTVTPAMCAYVLSRDNAGHSKARWAMWVEKQFDRFKNAYAHSLTAVLDHALLVILLLIGLLVGNVFLFKLVPATFFPEQDTGILIGQIIADQSISFPAMQKKLTQLQEIVQKDPAVASVAGFTGGRALNTANVFIELKPLAQRHATATDVVNRLRPKLNAVSGARLFIQAQQDLRIGGRQSAAEYQYTLTSDDSAALFKWTPLLVAALGKEHAQLLDVNSDLQQNGLQTYVTINRSTAARYGFAPNQVDNVLYDAFGQRTVSTIYNPLNQYFVVMEVAPDYWQYPLTLKQIYLSRASGNATGTAATQMPGATVSGVTVATEASATTNALNSNAQANATTNSIANSKGGSSTGSADSTSAETMVPLAALASFSNSHTSTQVNHQSGLVAATISFNLPAGGSLSKVGVAINNTIREIGMPASIHGSFAGAAAAYSQSMGTVPLLILAALGVVYIVLGVLYESSIHPLTILSTLPSAGIGATLALLIFGTPFSVIALIGIILLIGIVKKNGIMMVDVAIHLQRSEGMPAKDAIHSAAVVRLRPIMMTTFAAVLGAVPLAIGIGQGASLRQPLGITVMGGLILSQVFTLYTTPVIYLYLDRLRFKLVRWSANLPWNRDAQRPGQPDTRA
- a CDS encoding efflux transporter outer membrane subunit; this encodes MKISRNRFGTLSEPPGGPLSGPLSGPLSGPLRGPLSGPLNRVGRPGRPGPLRQLVVATLALLASGCTVGPNYHRPQVNVPATYSELPGWTQAEPAAEKPKGDWWTAFNDPLIDQLEPLVSVSNQTVRASYANYQEALAEVRAAHASLFPTIGATGSATRARAASGNAARVVNSGSLEGDISWAPDLWGLVRRTIEENAATAQSSEATLANATLSEQVALATAIIELRTSDANIDLLQRTVVAYQHYLDVVSDQDQAGTIPPSDVITARTQLETAQSNLIALGVARAHDAHAIAVLVGKNPEELSITHSTAMPTLPSVPVGVPSTLLERRPDIAAAERKMAAQNAAIGVAVSAYYPAVSLSGLAGFTQSPLSGLLNVANYVWSLGGSATETLFDGGLRSADVDAAKAAYDAAVANYRGTVLAAFQNVEDDLSGLRILAEQSVVLDTAVRDATRGAEIAFNEYQAGTVDYTTVATAQATQLSTQQTALNVQETRLLDAASLFGDLGGGWSADALHDPRHPERQQTAPAQTGNAAAGTVDAKVQ